A genomic segment from Curtobacterium sp. MCSS17_007 encodes:
- a CDS encoding glycoside hydrolase family 16 protein, whose protein sequence is MAPDHDPSLPLDRRRFLTLGVGGAAVAATVGTALQAAPASAATSGAVLLAADEFDGAAGTAPNPGIWRFDTGAGGWGNAEQQTYTDSRRNSALDGAGNLVITARREADGSYTSARLKTEGTFTAQYGRVEARIRIPRGQGIWPAFWMLGADIGQVGWPACGEIDVMENVGFEPGTVHGTMHGPGYSGANGLSAAATLPNGAAWADAYHVFGVDWRPGSVTWLVDGIAQRTVTRADVGSSPWVFDKPFFVLLNVAVGGTWPGSPDATTRFPQQMLVDWVRVWQQS, encoded by the coding sequence ATGGCACCCGACCACGACCCGTCGCTCCCCCTCGACCGCCGCCGGTTCCTGACCCTCGGCGTCGGCGGGGCGGCCGTCGCCGCCACGGTCGGCACCGCGCTCCAGGCGGCACCCGCGAGCGCCGCGACGTCCGGGGCCGTGCTGCTCGCCGCCGACGAGTTCGACGGCGCCGCCGGCACCGCACCGAACCCCGGCATCTGGCGCTTCGACACGGGTGCCGGTGGCTGGGGCAACGCCGAGCAGCAGACCTACACCGACTCGCGTCGCAACAGCGCGCTGGACGGCGCCGGCAACCTCGTCATCACCGCCCGGCGCGAGGCCGACGGTTCGTACACCTCCGCGCGCCTGAAGACCGAGGGCACCTTCACGGCCCAGTACGGCCGCGTCGAGGCCCGCATCCGGATCCCCCGCGGGCAGGGCATCTGGCCCGCGTTCTGGATGCTCGGCGCGGACATCGGACAGGTCGGCTGGCCTGCGTGCGGCGAGATCGACGTGATGGAGAACGTCGGCTTCGAGCCGGGTACCGTCCACGGCACGATGCACGGACCCGGGTACTCGGGGGCGAACGGACTGTCCGCGGCAGCGACCCTGCCGAACGGCGCCGCATGGGCGGACGCGTACCACGTCTTCGGTGTCGACTGGCGTCCGGGCTCCGTCACCTGGCTCGTCGACGGGATCGCGCAGCGCACCGTCACCCGCGCCGACGTGGGCTCGTCACCGTGGGTCTTCGACAAGCCGTTCTTCGTACTGCTCAACGTCGCCGTGGGCGGGACGTGGCCCGGGTCACCGGACGCGACCACGCGGTTCCCGCAGCAGATGCTCGTCGACTGGGTGCGGGTCTGGCAGCAGTCCTGA
- a CDS encoding PP2C family protein-serine/threonine phosphatase, whose product MTSTADRPSSARTWTTTVRDDTGPIVLAGLRNSWAPLAKQTLIAALIVGAAIGSAFSPWLLVTDAPWMWTGVGIAIAGLVFAAVATRWPAVLRVELLIPAIDFFAVGLLRYGTGDSRSVFTTIVALPLIWVAANPGRWNILWPVLGTAGTLMLPYLIAPTHAQGSEFVRLFTVVVVFGAMAAVTNELARQANLQLAAVQRRRRVAEGEIDRAALVQQSLLPTSATGLPSELRAVGVCIPARTVGGDFYDWFATPGGAAFTLGDVMGKGVGAGMIAAAVRSLIRSTVDETDPAVAVRRAATGLATGASDLTSGQFTTCFHVRVDRDGHARWVDAGHGLTLLRSADGTVRALRSGHLPIGVGTSWTAEDTFLEAGDVVVAVSDGVLDLFGGDLDSLDRFETWVAERAHPQQIVDGIADLAHAGEHPDDVTVLCVAYLP is encoded by the coding sequence GTGACGAGCACCGCCGACCGCCCGTCGTCGGCGAGGACGTGGACGACCACCGTCCGCGACGACACGGGGCCCATCGTGCTCGCCGGCCTCAGGAACTCGTGGGCGCCGCTGGCGAAGCAGACGCTCATCGCGGCATTGATCGTCGGCGCGGCCATCGGGAGCGCGTTCTCGCCCTGGCTGCTCGTGACCGACGCCCCCTGGATGTGGACCGGGGTGGGCATCGCGATCGCCGGCCTCGTCTTCGCTGCCGTCGCGACTCGGTGGCCCGCCGTGCTGCGCGTGGAGCTGCTCATCCCGGCCATCGACTTCTTCGCGGTCGGCCTGCTCCGGTACGGCACCGGGGACAGCCGGTCGGTCTTCACCACGATCGTCGCGCTGCCCCTGATCTGGGTCGCCGCGAACCCCGGTCGGTGGAACATCCTCTGGCCGGTGCTGGGCACGGCCGGCACGCTCATGCTGCCGTACCTGATCGCCCCGACGCACGCCCAGGGCAGCGAGTTCGTCAGGCTGTTCACGGTCGTGGTCGTCTTCGGAGCGATGGCCGCCGTCACGAACGAACTCGCACGCCAGGCGAACCTCCAGCTCGCCGCCGTGCAGCGACGCCGACGGGTGGCCGAGGGCGAGATCGACCGCGCCGCCCTGGTGCAGCAGTCCCTCCTCCCGACCAGCGCGACCGGGCTGCCGTCCGAACTCCGGGCAGTGGGCGTCTGCATCCCAGCGCGGACCGTCGGTGGGGACTTCTACGACTGGTTCGCCACCCCGGGCGGCGCGGCGTTCACGCTCGGTGACGTGATGGGCAAGGGTGTGGGCGCCGGGATGATCGCCGCTGCCGTGCGCTCGCTGATCCGCAGCACGGTCGACGAGACCGACCCCGCCGTTGCGGTCCGCCGCGCGGCGACCGGGCTGGCGACGGGAGCGTCCGACCTGACGAGCGGGCAGTTCACCACGTGCTTCCACGTCCGCGTCGACCGTGACGGCCACGCGCGGTGGGTGGATGCCGGGCACGGACTGACCCTCCTGCGGAGCGCCGACGGCACCGTCCGCGCGCTGCGGTCCGGGCACCTGCCGATCGGCGTCGGCACGAGCTGGACCGCGGAGGACACCTTCCTCGAGGCCGGTGACGTGGTCGTGGCGGTGAGCGACGGCGTGCTCGACCTGTTCGGCGGCGACCTCGACTCGCTCGACCGGTTCGAGACCTGGGTGGCCGAACGCGCCCACCCGCAGCAGATCGTCGACGGCATCGCCGACCTCGCCCACGCCGGCGAGCACCCCGACGACGTCACGGTGCTCTGCGTCGCCTACCTGCCCTGA
- a CDS encoding TetR family transcriptional regulator C-terminal domain-containing protein gives MPRLIDHDERDREIGEAAWRVLSRDGLAALSVRNVAEEAGIATASLRRAFPTQDALRVACLRRVFEHVQRRLDALHAARGPGDDPVEFVVRCLRELLPLDLERRTEAEVWVTLGSLALTDDAVRAAYDDAHALLSDACAALLSLARTTAVTDDRVGSGTATDAARLHALVDGLALHLVHAPADADTAWAVDVLTTEVRRLAAPRAG, from the coding sequence GTGCCCCGGCTCATCGACCACGACGAACGCGACCGCGAGATCGGCGAGGCAGCCTGGCGAGTCCTCTCGCGCGACGGTCTCGCCGCGCTCTCCGTCCGGAACGTCGCCGAGGAGGCCGGGATCGCGACGGCCTCGCTCCGACGGGCCTTCCCGACGCAGGACGCACTGCGGGTGGCGTGCCTCCGGCGGGTGTTCGAGCACGTGCAGCGTCGGCTCGACGCCCTGCACGCCGCGCGCGGGCCGGGCGACGACCCCGTGGAGTTCGTGGTCCGCTGCCTCCGGGAACTGCTCCCGCTCGACCTCGAGCGACGGACCGAGGCGGAGGTGTGGGTGACGCTCGGCTCGCTCGCGCTCACCGACGACGCTGTCCGGGCGGCGTACGACGACGCGCACGCGCTGCTCAGCGACGCGTGCGCCGCCCTCCTCTCCCTCGCACGGACGACCGCGGTGACGGACGACCGCGTCGGCAGCGGTACGGCGACCGACGCCGCACGCCTGCACGCCCTCGTCGACGGCCTGGCCCTCCACCTCGTGCACGCTCCCGCCGACGCGGACACCGCCTGGGCGGTCGACGTCCTCACCACCGAGGTCCGACGCCTCGCCGCACCGCGCGCCGGGTGA
- a CDS encoding SDR family NAD(P)-dependent oxidoreductase, with the protein MTKRFRGKIVVVTGASSGIGRAAAHEFARQGATLVLAARGQGSLEAAARECRELGAEAIAVPTDVADEHAVRDLVATTTTRYGRIDVFVGNAALFVYGLFEQTPTKAFKRVVDTNLYGHLNAVTALLPHWKQRGKGTYVLVGSIQSLLSAPYQSAYVTSKHAALGLVDVLGDEYEGTGIHFTALLPSTIDTPIYQNGANYTGKTSHPLPPTVSVERAGKAVVRAALHPKRYRFVGRIQASLVPLQYVFPGLFHKITKPMVETFALRGEGVPSDGNLYEPADAHNATDGGWVAKRRRVTRPLVWAGIAAVVGTVVLGRSRR; encoded by the coding sequence ATGACCAAACGGTTCCGCGGGAAGATCGTCGTCGTCACGGGAGCATCGAGCGGCATCGGGAGGGCCGCCGCGCACGAGTTCGCCCGGCAGGGCGCCACCCTCGTGCTCGCCGCACGCGGGCAGGGATCGCTGGAGGCGGCCGCCCGGGAGTGCCGCGAGCTCGGTGCCGAGGCGATCGCCGTCCCGACCGACGTCGCCGACGAGCACGCCGTCCGCGACCTCGTCGCCACCACGACCACGCGGTACGGCCGCATCGACGTCTTCGTCGGCAACGCGGCGCTGTTCGTCTACGGCCTCTTCGAGCAGACCCCGACGAAGGCGTTCAAGCGCGTCGTCGACACCAACCTGTACGGGCACCTGAACGCGGTGACCGCCCTCCTGCCGCACTGGAAGCAGCGGGGGAAGGGCACCTACGTGCTGGTCGGCTCGATCCAGTCGCTGCTGTCGGCGCCGTACCAGTCGGCCTACGTGACGAGCAAGCACGCGGCACTCGGCCTGGTCGACGTCCTCGGCGACGAGTACGAGGGTACCGGGATCCACTTCACCGCCCTGCTGCCGTCGACGATCGACACGCCGATCTACCAGAACGGCGCCAACTACACGGGCAAGACCTCGCACCCGTTGCCGCCCACGGTGTCGGTCGAGCGCGCTGGGAAGGCCGTCGTGCGAGCGGCGCTGCACCCCAAGCGCTACCGGTTCGTCGGTCGCATCCAGGCGTCGCTCGTGCCGCTGCAGTACGTGTTCCCGGGGCTGTTCCACAAGATCACGAAGCCGATGGTCGAGACCTTCGCGCTCCGCGGCGAGGGCGTGCCGAGCGACGGCAACCTGTACGAGCCCGCCGACGCGCACAACGCCACCGACGGCGGCTGGGTGGCGAAGCGTCGCCGGGTGACCCGACCGCTCGTGTGGGCGGGCATCGCCGCGGTGGTCGGCACGGTCGTGCTCGGCCGCTCGCGACGCTGA
- a CDS encoding transporter: protein MPRPTSRIPLNTLAVPFGLAGFAEAWTVASPVLRLPGLVPQVLWAVAGLAWLWLVGAHVLRGARVRERLVDQLRHPAQGPLAALVPASAMLLGVDLARSAPLAGAVVVLASVAVAAGFAGWLLSTWFEGRLALESVHGGYLLPTVAAALVAAVATHEVGVGWLSWACFGVGVFFWGVMTGLLLIRLAFRPALPGPLVPTMTILVAPPAVATVALFALTDDAVTLPVQAVAGLGGLLVLVQVALLPRYVRLRFSLGFWSFVFPAAAVTTATVEWLRVLDLPGAPVTVAVVLTLLSVLVAVVGARSIGLAVRHLLGQAEQVLHAADDQDAAPGPVTGATRAV from the coding sequence ATGCCACGCCCCACCTCGCGCATCCCGCTCAACACCCTCGCCGTCCCGTTCGGGCTCGCCGGTTTCGCCGAGGCCTGGACCGTCGCGTCTCCGGTCCTGCGGCTGCCCGGCCTGGTCCCGCAGGTCCTCTGGGCGGTCGCGGGACTCGCCTGGCTGTGGCTGGTCGGCGCCCACGTGCTGCGCGGCGCACGGGTCCGCGAGCGGCTCGTCGACCAGCTCCGGCACCCGGCACAGGGGCCGCTCGCCGCACTCGTCCCCGCGAGCGCGATGCTGCTCGGCGTCGACCTCGCCCGCTCCGCGCCCCTCGCCGGTGCGGTCGTCGTGCTCGCGTCGGTGGCGGTCGCCGCGGGCTTCGCCGGCTGGCTCCTCAGCACCTGGTTCGAGGGTCGCCTCGCGCTGGAGTCGGTCCACGGTGGGTACCTCCTGCCCACCGTCGCTGCCGCGCTCGTCGCCGCGGTGGCCACGCACGAGGTCGGGGTCGGGTGGCTGTCCTGGGCGTGCTTCGGGGTCGGCGTGTTCTTCTGGGGCGTGATGACCGGACTCCTGCTCATCCGGCTCGCGTTCCGCCCCGCCCTGCCCGGGCCCCTCGTCCCGACCATGACGATCCTCGTCGCGCCCCCCGCCGTGGCCACGGTCGCCCTGTTCGCCCTCACCGACGACGCCGTGACCCTGCCCGTGCAGGCGGTCGCCGGGCTCGGCGGGCTCCTGGTGCTCGTGCAGGTCGCGCTGCTCCCGCGGTACGTCCGACTCCGGTTCTCACTCGGGTTCTGGTCCTTCGTGTTCCCGGCCGCCGCGGTGACGACCGCGACGGTCGAGTGGCTCCGCGTGCTCGACCTGCCCGGCGCCCCGGTCACGGTGGCCGTCGTCCTCACCCTGCTCAGCGTGCTCGTCGCCGTGGTCGGCGCGCGGTCGATCGGCCTGGCCGTCCGGCACCTCCTCGGACAGGCGGAGCAGGTCCTGCACGCCGCCGACGACCAGGACGCGGCCCCGGGCCCCGTGACGGGCGCGACGCGGGCGGTCTGA
- a CDS encoding reverse transcriptase family protein gives MEFPGEAADARDASTSPGSPRGTRDQHHDTPRAGRRAPRATPHGGTDGSSGNPTPLDVVATALADAFLAADGWTPDDLTAAGYAVVGIERAFVGLAVATALDSHPRPPVDAPRQLGRVLAAAPRLVELHRSRAERRPVRVLARRATPVRSRAVTDGPLLVDTLPELARALDVTLGRLLWLADTRAWNRQAHPDSPLHHFRHEWVERPGRVPRLLEKPMDLLRRTQRRILDGLLVTLPVHDAVHGFVHDRSVVTGAALHTGQQIVLTADLTSFFATVTAPNVYGVFRSAGYAEPLAHVLTGLCTHRVPPHVLTRMPPGGRPEERAALREALAAAHLPQGAPSSPALANTALRHLDARLAGWAAASEARYSRYADDLTFSGGDRLAARPDAFLRGVGRIVADQGYRLNPHKTRARRRGTRQSVTGVVVNDRTSPGRREVDRLHAILHNAAEHGPASQDRAGHPDFRAHLLGRIGWVEQVHPGRARRLREEFARIRW, from the coding sequence GTGGAGTTCCCGGGGGAGGCGGCCGACGCGCGCGACGCGTCGACCTCTCCGGGGTCACCCCGGGGCACGCGGGACCAGCACCACGACACGCCCCGAGCGGGACGGCGCGCTCCGCGCGCGACGCCGCACGGAGGCACCGACGGGTCCTCCGGGAACCCCACGCCCCTCGACGTCGTCGCCACGGCGCTCGCCGACGCCTTCCTGGCCGCCGACGGGTGGACACCGGACGACCTGACCGCGGCCGGGTACGCCGTCGTCGGGATCGAGCGCGCCTTCGTGGGTCTGGCGGTCGCCACCGCCCTCGACTCCCACCCTCGGCCGCCGGTCGACGCCCCGCGTCAGCTCGGCCGCGTGCTCGCCGCAGCCCCGCGGCTCGTCGAACTGCACCGGTCACGTGCGGAGCGCCGACCGGTCCGGGTGCTCGCCCGACGCGCCACCCCCGTCCGGTCCCGGGCCGTCACCGACGGCCCGCTGCTCGTCGACACGCTGCCGGAACTCGCCCGCGCCCTCGACGTCACCCTCGGACGACTGCTCTGGCTCGCCGACACCCGAGCCTGGAACCGGCAGGCACACCCCGACAGCCCGCTCCACCACTTCCGGCACGAGTGGGTCGAGCGACCGGGCCGTGTTCCGCGGTTGCTCGAGAAGCCGATGGACCTGCTCCGCCGGACCCAGCGCAGGATCCTCGACGGACTCCTCGTGACGCTGCCCGTGCACGACGCCGTCCACGGCTTCGTACACGACCGGAGCGTCGTCACCGGGGCCGCACTGCACACCGGCCAGCAGATCGTGCTGACCGCCGACCTCACCTCGTTCTTCGCGACCGTGACGGCGCCGAACGTGTACGGCGTCTTCCGGTCTGCCGGGTACGCCGAGCCGCTCGCCCACGTCCTGACCGGGCTCTGCACGCACCGGGTCCCGCCGCACGTGCTCACCAGGATGCCCCCGGGAGGTCGACCGGAGGAACGCGCCGCGCTCCGCGAGGCGCTCGCCGCGGCACACCTGCCCCAGGGCGCCCCGTCCTCGCCGGCACTGGCGAACACGGCTCTCCGCCACCTCGACGCCCGGCTCGCCGGGTGGGCCGCCGCGAGCGAAGCCCGGTACAGCCGGTACGCGGACGACCTGACCTTCAGCGGCGGCGACCGGCTCGCGGCCCGGCCGGACGCCTTCCTGCGCGGGGTCGGACGGATCGTCGCCGACCAGGGGTACCGGCTCAACCCGCACAAGACCCGCGCCAGGCGGCGCGGAACCCGTCAGTCCGTCACCGGCGTGGTCGTCAACGACCGCACCTCGCCCGGTCGGCGCGAGGTCGACCGGTTGCACGCGATCCTCCACAACGCGGCCGAACACGGGCCGGCGTCGCAGGACCGAGCCGGGCACCCCGACTTCCGTGCCCACCTGCTCGGCCGCATCGGTTGGGTCGAACAGGTGCACCCGGGTCGCGCGCGACGGCTCCGCGAGGAGTTCGCCCGCATCCGGTGGTGA
- a CDS encoding helix-turn-helix domain-containing protein, with product MTLEAPRSGRSTFRRFRVEESSADHGDELDAAYGTSGGVAGGVERFRYLGAGDAEVSVRRAEVQGTRSGVMQPRAEHVVFWTGDGTATMQDLEDGATVVVEPGVPTFVSASRRYGFTADVRTITLLHLSDGVVRRALLRRDHLPVGPVVLAMQPGDEPARAALRRVIRSHGPRLMDVTLDDAARQAVNADVADAVVAAFPVVRHETRPERGSAARAAEWIRANADQPVTLRDIADAVGISERGLQNAMHRRFAESPMARLRAERLEGARRDLEAPEADDTVAEVARRWQWSHLGRFAAAYADRFGEQPSGTLRRGRHGVPRR from the coding sequence GTGACTCTGGAGGCACCTCGGTCGGGACGCTCGACGTTCCGCCGCTTCCGCGTGGAGGAGAGCAGCGCGGACCACGGTGACGAGCTCGACGCTGCGTACGGCACGAGCGGGGGTGTCGCAGGCGGGGTCGAGCGCTTCCGGTACCTCGGGGCAGGGGATGCCGAGGTGTCGGTGCGCCGCGCGGAGGTGCAGGGGACACGGTCCGGTGTGATGCAACCGCGTGCCGAGCACGTCGTCTTCTGGACGGGTGACGGCACAGCGACGATGCAGGACCTCGAGGACGGTGCCACGGTTGTGGTGGAGCCGGGCGTCCCGACGTTCGTCTCGGCCTCGCGCCGGTACGGCTTCACGGCCGACGTGCGCACGATCACGCTCCTCCACCTCTCCGACGGTGTGGTGCGGCGGGCGCTCCTGCGTCGCGACCACCTGCCCGTCGGGCCCGTGGTCCTCGCGATGCAGCCCGGCGACGAACCTGCCCGTGCCGCGCTGCGCCGGGTGATCCGGTCCCACGGACCCCGACTCATGGACGTGACGCTCGACGACGCCGCCCGGCAGGCGGTGAACGCCGACGTCGCCGATGCGGTCGTCGCGGCGTTCCCGGTCGTCCGGCACGAGACCCGGCCCGAGCGCGGGTCCGCTGCCCGCGCCGCCGAGTGGATCCGTGCGAACGCCGACCAGCCCGTCACACTGCGCGACATCGCCGACGCGGTCGGCATCAGTGAGCGCGGACTGCAGAACGCCATGCACCGCCGCTTCGCCGAATCGCCGATGGCACGGCTGCGTGCGGAACGTCTCGAGGGCGCTCGCCGCGATCTCGAGGCCCCGGAGGCGGACGACACGGTGGCGGAGGTCGCCCGCCGGTGGCAGTGGTCCCACCTCGGGCGCTTCGCCGCCGCCTACGCGGATCGGTTCGGGGAACAGCCCAGCGGGACACTCCGGCGGGGCCGGCACGGCGTCCCGCGGCGGTGA
- a CDS encoding DUF4287 domain-containing protein, which translates to MTSHRVTAPEPPSDGSRPKGPASYFPSIEKTYGRPVQDWLDVVADRLADHRHSEVVAWLQAEHGFGHGHANAVVAHVRKALGS; encoded by the coding sequence ATGACGTCACACCGTGTGACCGCGCCGGAACCGCCGTCCGACGGGTCGAGGCCGAAGGGGCCCGCCTCGTACTTCCCGAGCATCGAGAAGACGTACGGGCGCCCCGTGCAGGACTGGCTCGACGTGGTCGCGGACCGGCTCGCCGACCACCGCCACTCGGAGGTGGTCGCGTGGCTGCAGGCTGAGCACGGGTTCGGTCACGGGCACGCGAACGCCGTCGTCGCGCACGTCCGCAAGGCGCTCGGGTCCTGA
- a CDS encoding alpha/beta hydrolase, with protein MTATAFCLHALGSSSEEFALLRSELAGDLDLVGIDLPGFGRSPASGGTTVEEMAVLVERAIGASGATEWALIGHSMGGKVATVVADRTVSGANGLFGLRAVVLLAASPLAPEPMAEERRTAMLAWAEDGAVGPHHAAEFVDANTAEVLPPDRYEQAVQDVQRTDPRAWRDWLLRGSREDWSTTAEPNPVPALVLAGAEDGDLAADAQRRLTLPHWSAAELHEVAGAAHLLPWERPVEVAALVRGFWARRIAHGPVVPAGNARVIASPRVSARTRGVLAVRALADDPAATPGALSPRQLDTLRAVARIVVPQPGEREVDLALRVDTQLAAGRGDGWRGDGMPTDLEAYRGALDALARVTEADLPAVFEDVAAGRYRADGPLDADQLRTWAEDASVDLVKQWLAHPATMSEIDYDGFANGGDGVRKQGFQLLGAGQREAWEPEGAGR; from the coding sequence ATGACAGCGACCGCCTTCTGCCTGCACGCGCTGGGTTCGAGCTCGGAGGAGTTCGCGTTGCTGCGCTCGGAACTCGCCGGTGACCTCGACCTCGTCGGCATCGACCTGCCGGGCTTCGGTCGGAGCCCGGCGTCCGGCGGGACCACCGTCGAGGAGATGGCCGTGCTGGTCGAGCGCGCCATCGGTGCGAGCGGCGCCACCGAGTGGGCGCTCATCGGTCACTCGATGGGCGGCAAGGTCGCCACCGTGGTGGCGGACCGCACGGTCTCCGGCGCGAACGGCCTCTTCGGTCTGCGCGCCGTCGTGCTCCTCGCGGCCTCGCCGCTCGCACCGGAACCGATGGCCGAGGAGCGTCGGACGGCGATGCTCGCCTGGGCCGAGGACGGAGCGGTCGGACCGCACCACGCGGCCGAGTTCGTCGACGCGAACACCGCCGAGGTGCTGCCGCCCGACCGGTACGAGCAGGCCGTGCAGGACGTGCAGCGCACGGACCCGCGAGCGTGGCGCGACTGGCTGCTGCGCGGCAGCCGTGAGGACTGGTCCACCACCGCGGAGCCGAACCCCGTCCCCGCACTCGTGCTCGCCGGCGCCGAGGACGGCGACCTCGCCGCGGACGCCCAGCGACGCCTCACCCTGCCGCACTGGTCCGCCGCCGAGCTCCACGAAGTCGCAGGCGCGGCTCATCTGCTGCCCTGGGAGCGCCCGGTCGAGGTCGCCGCGCTCGTCCGGGGCTTCTGGGCGCGCCGCATCGCGCACGGCCCCGTCGTCCCCGCGGGCAACGCCCGCGTGATCGCGTCACCGCGAGTGAGCGCCCGGACGCGCGGGGTGCTCGCCGTCCGCGCGCTGGCGGACGACCCCGCAGCCACCCCCGGCGCCCTGAGCCCGCGGCAGCTCGACACCCTGCGCGCCGTCGCCCGCATCGTCGTGCCCCAGCCGGGCGAGCGCGAGGTCGACCTCGCCCTCCGCGTCGACACGCAGCTCGCGGCCGGCCGGGGGGACGGCTGGCGTGGCGACGGCATGCCGACCGACCTCGAGGCCTACCGCGGTGCGCTCGACGCGCTCGCCCGGGTCACCGAGGCCGACCTGCCCGCCGTGTTCGAGGACGTCGCGGCCGGCCGGTACCGCGCGGACGGCCCGCTCGACGCGGACCAGCTCCGGACGTGGGCCGAGGACGCGAGCGTCGACCTGGTGAAGCAGTGGCTCGCGCACCCCGCCACCATGTCCGAGATCGACTACGACGGCTTCGCCAACGGTGGCGACGGCGTCCGCAAGCAGGGCTTCCAGCTGCTCGGTGCCGGGCAACGGGAAGCGTGGGAACCCGAGGGAGCAGGACGATGA
- a CDS encoding GMC family oxidoreductase produces the protein MRLDGQRRYQDDEVVDVVVVGTGAGGAPLLARLAREGLTAVAFEAGRNTEPGEHLPDEVEAPADINWMDERISGGSAPTAFGPNNSGTGVGGSTLHWGAFTPRPSVHDLRLRTESGQGEDWPIDHAELTAYIERVEHEVGVAGPAHYPWDPDRRYRMGPPARNASSDMMMRGTAALGITATDAPVALTTEDRVQEHHGLRQACVSCGSCHQGCRNGSKVSMDTTYLPAAVAFGAEIRPESFVHGIELDAAGAVCAVLYTRDGRQRRQRCRSLVLAAGGVETPRLLLHTGLANSSGQVGRNFTAHGATQVWATFDESMRSYRGYPSSIITEDFVRPADADFAGGYLIQSLGVQPLTFATTLVRGGGLRGAELVRAMRDYPRAAGVGINAECLPYDDNRLVLADELDEHGVPRARVTFSTGANEDAIRAHAVRTMTAIVEAAGGTDVRVLERTAHTIGTARAGADAGSSVVDPAGRSWDVPNLWICDNSVFPSAVIANPALTIMALSLRTADRFLRDDPAADRQPLAAAAV, from the coding sequence ATGAGACTCGACGGACAGCGGCGTTACCAGGACGACGAGGTCGTCGACGTGGTCGTGGTGGGGACGGGGGCCGGGGGCGCCCCGCTCCTGGCCCGGCTCGCCCGCGAGGGCCTCACCGCCGTGGCCTTCGAGGCCGGGCGGAACACCGAGCCCGGGGAGCACCTGCCGGACGAGGTCGAGGCACCCGCGGACATCAACTGGATGGACGAGCGCATCAGCGGCGGTTCGGCCCCGACCGCGTTCGGTCCGAACAACAGCGGCACCGGGGTCGGCGGGTCGACCCTGCACTGGGGTGCCTTCACGCCGCGCCCGAGCGTCCACGACCTGCGCCTGCGCACCGAGAGCGGGCAGGGCGAGGACTGGCCGATCGACCACGCCGAGCTCACCGCGTACATCGAGCGCGTCGAGCACGAGGTCGGCGTCGCCGGGCCGGCGCACTACCCGTGGGACCCCGACCGGCGGTACCGGATGGGCCCGCCGGCGCGGAACGCGTCGTCGGACATGATGATGCGCGGCACCGCAGCGCTCGGCATCACGGCCACCGACGCCCCGGTCGCGCTGACCACCGAGGACCGCGTGCAGGAGCACCACGGCCTCCGGCAGGCGTGCGTGTCGTGCGGGTCCTGCCACCAGGGCTGCCGCAACGGGTCGAAGGTGTCGATGGACACCACGTACCTGCCGGCGGCGGTCGCGTTCGGCGCCGAGATCCGCCCCGAGTCGTTCGTGCACGGCATCGAGCTCGACGCGGCCGGCGCGGTCTGCGCGGTCCTCTACACGCGCGACGGTCGTCAGCGTCGCCAGCGGTGCCGGTCGCTCGTGCTCGCCGCCGGCGGAGTCGAGACGCCGCGCCTGCTGCTGCACACCGGCCTCGCGAACAGCAGCGGTCAGGTCGGCCGGAACTTCACGGCCCACGGGGCCACACAGGTGTGGGCGACGTTCGACGAGTCGATGCGCTCGTACCGGGGCTACCCGTCGTCGATCATCACCGAGGACTTCGTCCGTCCGGCCGACGCCGACTTCGCCGGTGGCTACCTGATCCAGAGCCTCGGGGTCCAGCCGCTGACCTTCGCGACGACGCTCGTCCGCGGCGGGGGCCTGCGCGGCGCCGAACTCGTCAGGGCGATGCGCGACTACCCGCGCGCGGCCGGGGTCGGCATCAACGCCGAGTGCCTGCCGTACGACGACAACCGCCTCGTGCTCGCCGACGAGCTCGACGAGCACGGGGTGCCACGGGCCCGGGTGACGTTCTCGACGGGTGCCAACGAGGACGCGATCCGCGCCCACGCGGTCCGCACGATGACCGCGATCGTCGAAGCCGCCGGCGGCACCGACGTCCGGGTGCTCGAGCGCACCGCGCACACGATCGGCACCGCGCGCGCGGGCGCCGACGCCGGGTCGTCCGTCGTCGATCCGGCGGGTCGGTCGTGGGACGTCCCGAACCTGTGGATCTGCGACAACTCGGTCTTCCCGAGCGCCGTCATCGCGAACCCCGCGCTGACGATCATGGCGCTGTCGCTGCGGACCGCCGACCGGTTCCTCCGTGACGACCCGGCAGCGGACCGGCAGCCCCTGGCGGCAGCTGCGGTCTGA